In a single window of the Pseudobacteriovorax antillogorgiicola genome:
- a CDS encoding glucose-1-phosphate thymidylyltransferase, with translation MTKLISPRIFFESGDILDFSQLLVDDVFQLLGSSLKERIAAILKELGVTDSPVIHGQVHPQAIIEGPVYIAEGAVVGPTAYIQGPTYIGPKAEVRHGAFIRGTAIIGEKAVVGHTTEVKGSIFGRDAKAGHFAYVGDSILGDRVNLGAGTKLANLKLRGDEVKVKHPDTGDLTASGLRKLGAILGHDSQTGCNAVLSPGTMLLPKTAVLPCVHFHGTLTKGFAK, from the coding sequence ATGACCAAATTGATAAGTCCCAGGATATTTTTTGAATCAGGTGATATTTTGGATTTTAGTCAGCTTCTGGTTGATGACGTCTTTCAGTTGCTAGGATCATCGCTCAAAGAACGAATTGCAGCAATTCTGAAAGAGCTGGGAGTCACAGACTCTCCTGTGATTCATGGTCAGGTTCATCCCCAAGCAATCATCGAAGGTCCGGTCTACATTGCTGAAGGAGCTGTAGTGGGCCCCACCGCATACATCCAAGGCCCGACCTACATAGGCCCCAAAGCTGAAGTCCGGCACGGAGCTTTTATCCGAGGCACGGCTATTATAGGGGAAAAAGCTGTGGTAGGGCATACCACCGAAGTCAAGGGATCCATCTTTGGTCGCGATGCAAAAGCAGGACATTTTGCTTACGTGGGGGACTCGATCTTAGGTGATCGGGTGAACTTAGGCGCGGGCACGAAGTTAGCTAACTTAAAGCTACGTGGCGATGAAGTTAAAGTCAAACATCCAGACACTGGTGACCTCACAGCTTCTGGCTTGAGAAAGCTTGGAGCGATCCTGGGACATGACTCCCAAACTGGTTGCAATGCAGTACTTTCACCAGGAACCATGCTTCTACCAAAAACAGCAGTTCTGCCCTGCGTTCATTTTCATGGTACTCTGACTAAAGGCTTTGCTAAATAG
- the lepB gene encoding signal peptidase I, translating into MTDEKKKPGFWSPENLRSLFFLILLVLCFRWSIASPYHVPTASMEPTIKVGDRLLAFKLSYGLKIPFTDISVIEWGEPERGDIIVFRYPKDTQIDYVKRVVGKAGDRIRVENNRIFINGKAQEKTDHNHDRDILADIDDNPEIKNLFRENLDGIEHWVLQDKPGPFDVFPSRFPSDGEFTVPEGSLFVMGDNRDNSTDSRAWGVVPLSYVRGKALFVIWSMFSEDGEFLPNFRFQRFGHGLQ; encoded by the coding sequence ATGACTGATGAAAAGAAGAAACCTGGTTTTTGGAGCCCTGAAAATTTACGCTCTCTGTTTTTCTTAATTCTTCTCGTTCTTTGTTTTCGTTGGTCCATTGCTTCGCCATACCATGTGCCTACTGCTTCCATGGAGCCCACCATTAAGGTAGGTGATCGATTGCTCGCCTTTAAACTCAGTTATGGCCTTAAGATTCCCTTCACAGATATCTCTGTCATTGAGTGGGGAGAGCCAGAGCGCGGCGATATCATCGTCTTTCGATATCCCAAGGACACTCAGATTGACTACGTTAAGCGAGTAGTTGGCAAGGCAGGTGACCGCATTCGGGTTGAAAATAACCGAATCTTCATCAACGGCAAAGCCCAAGAAAAAACAGATCATAACCACGATCGAGATATTCTTGCCGACATCGATGACAACCCTGAAATCAAGAATCTATTCAGGGAAAACTTGGATGGCATCGAGCATTGGGTCCTGCAAGACAAGCCTGGTCCCTTCGATGTGTTTCCATCTCGGTTTCCAAGCGATGGGGAGTTTACCGTACCTGAAGGCTCTCTGTTCGTCATGGGAGATAACCGTGACAACTCTACAGACTCTCGCGCATGGGGTGTCGTTCCCCTTTCCTATGTTCGTGGTAAGGCCTTGTTTGTCATCTGGAGCATGTTTTCCGAAGATGGTGAATTCTTACCAAACTTCCGATTCCAGCGTTTCGGTCACGGGCTTCAGTAA
- a CDS encoding adenosine kinase encodes MSKYDVSSICNALMDILVEAEESDITKLGLNKGIMHLVDDARQNEVKSHFETKNTTQELGGSSLNAIRTLASLGANTAFAGMVGHDGYGTHIENRMNELGIDAHLLHSENADTGTCFILITPDGERTMNTNLGASCLFDESLVPMEAIANSKVFHFCGYQWGSPEQIQAIEKAVQIARDNNVIVSFDVADPFVVEHNREAFVAMIDKADIVFANRDEAKLLYQSSPEAACDEITKTGAIAVIKLGAEGALIGKGDQRIKVEPVATKVVDTTAAGDMFAAGFLYGFYNDRSLEDCGKIAATLASDVISRIGGVVSKKALDQVKIG; translated from the coding sequence ATGAGTAAGTACGACGTATCATCCATTTGCAATGCTCTGATGGACATATTAGTAGAAGCGGAAGAATCTGACATTACCAAGTTAGGACTAAACAAGGGCATCATGCACCTTGTCGATGACGCCAGGCAAAACGAGGTGAAGAGTCATTTTGAGACCAAGAATACCACCCAAGAGCTTGGTGGTTCTAGCCTCAATGCCATCCGGACCCTAGCATCTCTCGGTGCCAATACCGCCTTTGCTGGCATGGTTGGTCATGATGGTTACGGAACTCACATCGAAAACCGGATGAACGAGTTGGGAATCGACGCCCATCTGCTTCACAGTGAAAATGCAGATACGGGAACCTGTTTTATTCTGATCACTCCCGACGGCGAGCGGACGATGAATACAAACTTAGGCGCCAGCTGCCTATTCGACGAGTCATTAGTCCCCATGGAAGCCATTGCCAACTCAAAAGTTTTCCACTTCTGCGGATACCAATGGGGTTCACCAGAACAGATCCAGGCCATTGAAAAAGCAGTTCAAATCGCGCGAGATAACAACGTCATAGTAAGCTTCGATGTCGCCGACCCATTTGTCGTGGAGCATAATCGCGAAGCCTTTGTAGCGATGATTGATAAGGCAGACATCGTCTTCGCCAACCGAGACGAAGCAAAACTATTATACCAATCAAGCCCTGAAGCAGCTTGCGATGAGATTACCAAAACAGGTGCAATAGCAGTCATCAAGTTGGGCGCTGAAGGCGCTTTGATTGGCAAGGGCGATCAGCGTATCAAAGTTGAGCCTGTTGCGACCAAAGTCGTTGATACAACTGCAGCTGGCGATATGTTTGCAGCAGGATTCTTATATGGTTTCTACAATGATCGAAGCCTCGAAGACTGTGGCAAGATTGCTGCTACTCTAGCAAGCGATGTGATTAGCCGAATTGGTGGAGTCGTGTCCAAAAAAGCCTTGGATCAAGTTAAAATCGGCTAG
- the pgsA gene encoding CDP-diacylglycerol--glycerol-3-phosphate 3-phosphatidyltransferase, protein MPTLHLTIDTAKPKKELPNNNLPVGRRAFMKPDEMTSWLKTLPNKLTLMRVAVVPIILILFPLDVQGIKVFCAILFGLAAMTDFFDGYLARKYNGVTKMGALLDPISDKVLVTAAIILLTNDNIMPAWIATLIICREIAVSGLRLAAMEQKFTIEVNSFGKWKTAVQDLAIGFLMSSLASWYVPGMVLIWISIGLSYYSAYTYWAKYWELSRSK, encoded by the coding sequence TTGCCAACGTTACATTTGACAATCGATACTGCCAAGCCTAAAAAGGAATTACCTAATAATAATCTGCCAGTGGGGCGAAGAGCATTCATGAAGCCAGATGAGATGACAAGTTGGCTAAAAACCTTGCCAAACAAGCTTACTTTGATGAGGGTCGCTGTAGTCCCCATCATATTGATATTATTTCCCTTAGATGTCCAAGGCATCAAAGTGTTCTGTGCCATTCTTTTCGGTTTGGCAGCAATGACAGACTTTTTCGATGGCTACTTGGCTCGTAAGTATAATGGGGTCACCAAAATGGGGGCGCTCCTAGATCCCATATCGGACAAGGTATTAGTGACTGCCGCAATCATTTTATTGACCAACGACAACATCATGCCAGCCTGGATCGCGACCCTGATCATTTGCCGCGAGATTGCCGTATCCGGGCTACGTTTGGCTGCGATGGAACAAAAGTTCACCATCGAGGTCAACAGTTTTGGCAAGTGGAAAACTGCGGTGCAAGACTTAGCCATTGGTTTCTTGATGTCATCTCTAGCAAGCTGGTACGTGCCAGGCATGGTCTTAATTTGGATTTCCATTGGCTTGTCCTACTATTCTGCCTACACCTATTGGGCGAAGTACTGGGAGCTTAGTCGATCCAAGTAA
- the nadB gene encoding L-aspartate oxidase — protein MESVIATDHLIIGSGISGLMLAHKLAAKDKVTVIAKGSLFDNNTRYAQGGIASVLSPKDSFEKHIEDTEVAGAGLCHPEIVSVVVRGGPKAIRELIDLGVDFTKRAGAETESVPYHLTKEGGHSKRRVIHSDDLTGKEVLRALVEAVKANPNVTIYENAFAVDLITTDRYAPSFSENICLGAYVLRRETDDVICFQSRRTYLCAGGHGKAYLYTSNPDGATGDGLAMGWRAGCKVANLEFMQFHPTCLFHPDAKNFLISEAVRGEGAVLKDASRQPFMKRYHHLGSLAPRDIVARAIDLELKKSGSSHLYLDATEIGAEKVKEHFPNIYNTCLKYGIDITKDMIPVVPAAHYSCGGLVVDEHGRTNVHGLFALGEVACTGLHGANRLASNSLLEALVFADRVAAWALDHVPDGISDVNIPKWNSGDTIVPDELVVLTHTWDEIRRLMWNYVGIVRSEKRLQRAFDRIISIRKELDTYYWHYQISDVFLEVRNLADVAYLTIKCARKRKESRGIHYNIDYPVPADDSPAKDTVIW, from the coding sequence ATGGAAAGTGTCATAGCCACCGATCATCTTATCATCGGCTCGGGTATTTCAGGGCTGATGCTGGCCCACAAGTTAGCTGCAAAAGACAAGGTGACTGTGATTGCCAAGGGGAGTTTGTTTGATAACAATACTCGCTATGCACAAGGTGGAATCGCCTCAGTTCTAAGTCCAAAGGACTCCTTTGAAAAGCACATCGAAGATACCGAGGTCGCGGGTGCCGGCCTCTGCCATCCTGAGATTGTGTCCGTGGTCGTTCGAGGTGGGCCGAAAGCCATTCGTGAACTGATCGACCTCGGGGTGGACTTCACCAAGCGAGCTGGAGCAGAGACCGAGAGCGTTCCTTACCACCTCACAAAAGAGGGTGGGCATTCCAAGCGTCGAGTCATTCACTCCGACGATCTTACAGGTAAAGAGGTTTTGAGAGCTCTTGTAGAGGCTGTTAAAGCGAATCCAAATGTGACTATCTACGAAAACGCTTTCGCGGTTGACTTGATTACCACCGATCGATATGCGCCTAGTTTCTCTGAAAATATCTGTCTCGGGGCTTATGTTCTGCGACGAGAAACTGATGATGTCATCTGCTTTCAAAGCCGCCGCACCTATCTTTGTGCTGGGGGGCATGGAAAGGCATATCTTTATACTTCAAATCCTGATGGGGCTACGGGGGACGGTTTGGCGATGGGGTGGCGTGCTGGCTGTAAGGTGGCTAACCTGGAGTTTATGCAGTTCCATCCAACCTGCTTATTTCACCCTGATGCTAAAAACTTCCTTATTTCTGAGGCTGTCCGTGGTGAGGGCGCGGTGCTGAAAGATGCCAGTCGTCAGCCTTTTATGAAGCGGTATCACCACTTAGGGTCGCTGGCCCCGCGAGACATTGTTGCTCGTGCCATCGATTTAGAGCTGAAAAAAAGCGGTAGCTCCCATCTCTATTTGGATGCCACAGAGATTGGTGCCGAGAAAGTGAAGGAGCATTTTCCCAATATCTACAATACCTGCCTCAAGTATGGCATCGATATCACAAAAGACATGATTCCAGTGGTGCCAGCTGCCCACTATAGCTGTGGCGGTTTGGTCGTCGATGAGCATGGCCGAACCAATGTTCACGGCCTCTTTGCATTGGGCGAGGTTGCATGTACGGGGCTCCATGGAGCTAATCGTTTGGCATCGAACAGCCTTTTGGAGGCATTGGTCTTCGCTGATCGTGTGGCTGCGTGGGCTTTGGATCATGTGCCTGATGGTATCAGCGATGTTAATATCCCGAAGTGGAATTCGGGGGATACAATAGTTCCTGACGAGCTCGTGGTATTGACTCATACCTGGGACGAGATCCGGCGCCTGATGTGGAATTATGTGGGGATTGTGCGTTCAGAAAAACGCTTGCAACGAGCCTTTGATCGCATCATATCAATTCGGAAAGAGCTTGATACCTACTACTGGCACTATCAAATCAGTGATGTATTTTTAGAAGTCCGTAACCTTGCAGATGTAGCCTATCTTACGATCAAATGTGCGCGAAAGCGCAAGGAGTCGCGGGGCATCCACTACAACATAGATTATCCGGTACCGGCTGATGATAGCCCCGCAAAAGACACCGTTATTTGGTAA
- a CDS encoding phosphatase domain-containing protein, which translates to MERFWSFGKSAFGNYDFRQLVNTRIFEPFRDGTIQIVCDIDKTYLETSFETKMQMLRIVLEEAKDKVTVQGASPFLVACRWRHPYGLPGQDEQLAPRPLHFVSASPPQLRNTLEEKLRYDGLDWTSDTFKNQAYNIRKGRIGLLRHHVAYKTATLYTIMKDAKPGSRFLLIGDNAEFDGYIYIGLALFLDGKLSADQYIRYLVAGGIQDEVATDLRKLLLSERPDVRVDGILIREAPGYQTVYHPPITDVIFTFGNYFEALMLMIHRDMVDIRSLPRLVRRFHNQCLFPRELLISNLESLKQYGRISEDDIGIVEKVIASLGQVPLAEVLPTRNYFRDFCLDQLNLEGDRMVTEAEAWASKLAKDSKDITK; encoded by the coding sequence ATGGAACGGTTTTGGTCTTTCGGAAAGTCTGCGTTTGGGAACTACGACTTTCGGCAACTTGTCAATACTCGGATCTTCGAGCCTTTTCGAGACGGAACGATCCAGATCGTTTGCGATATTGATAAAACTTACTTGGAAACGTCCTTTGAAACAAAAATGCAAATGCTGCGCATTGTACTAGAAGAGGCAAAGGATAAGGTCACTGTCCAGGGAGCGTCCCCCTTCCTCGTCGCCTGTCGTTGGCGACACCCCTACGGCCTGCCCGGACAAGATGAGCAACTGGCCCCTCGGCCACTGCATTTCGTCTCCGCATCACCCCCACAGCTTCGAAATACTCTAGAGGAGAAGCTCCGCTATGATGGCCTTGACTGGACGTCGGACACCTTCAAAAACCAGGCATATAACATCCGCAAGGGCAGGATTGGACTGCTTCGTCATCATGTCGCTTACAAAACTGCTACCTTATACACCATCATGAAGGATGCAAAACCAGGGTCTCGCTTCCTACTCATCGGAGACAATGCCGAGTTTGACGGTTATATCTATATCGGCTTGGCTCTTTTTCTAGACGGAAAACTGTCTGCGGATCAGTATATCCGCTATCTCGTCGCTGGAGGAATTCAAGATGAAGTGGCCACTGACTTGCGGAAACTTTTACTCTCGGAGCGACCTGACGTTCGAGTCGATGGCATCTTGATTCGTGAAGCTCCCGGTTACCAAACCGTCTATCACCCGCCAATCACCGATGTGATCTTCACCTTTGGCAACTACTTCGAAGCCCTCATGCTGATGATACATCGAGATATGGTAGATATTCGTTCCTTGCCACGACTGGTTCGTAGATTTCATAACCAATGCCTCTTCCCCCGAGAGCTATTGATCAGTAACCTGGAAAGCCTTAAGCAATACGGCAGAATTTCTGAGGACGATATTGGCATCGTGGAAAAAGTGATTGCGTCTCTCGGTCAAGTACCGCTTGCCGAAGTCCTTCCAACTCGCAATTACTTTAGAGATTTCTGCCTCGACCAGCTAAACCTTGAGGGGGATCGCATGGTGACCGAAGCCGAGGCGTGGGCCAGCAAGTTGGCCAAGGACTCAAAGGATATTACCAAATAA
- a CDS encoding flagellin, with protein sequence MSDINVNAQKVIRRLGQARRENTDSLEKLSSGKVFTQRDPRPADRALAEGLELKLRGLAASKRNINDAISLLQTADSGFSEITNILVRMKEINVAGATTTLTDKERKFLFIEYEALHDELNRIATSTEFNSIPLLNGNDERTPETLILRVADPLISDLATAESGDINEIRFENLKDIIATTEGLGIRSARELINEDEDFEVEDAREMLEPEDDQFASIYDQALDSISHFRASYGAIQKRLQTAINYNEVVEENISAAKSRIADTDYASEVARMAQSSILMQANTALLSQANFNANLMTSLISRLP encoded by the coding sequence ATGTCTGACATCAATGTCAATGCACAAAAGGTCATTCGCCGCCTGGGACAGGCTCGGCGAGAGAATACAGACTCTTTAGAAAAGCTTAGCTCTGGCAAGGTATTCACCCAAAGAGACCCCCGACCAGCAGATCGCGCTTTAGCAGAAGGGCTCGAACTGAAATTGCGAGGGCTAGCAGCATCTAAGCGAAATATCAATGATGCAATTTCTCTCTTGCAAACTGCAGATTCTGGATTTTCAGAAATCACGAATATTTTGGTGCGCATGAAAGAAATCAATGTCGCTGGTGCTACAACAACGCTGACTGACAAGGAACGAAAGTTCCTCTTCATTGAATACGAAGCACTCCATGATGAACTGAATCGCATTGCAACCTCAACAGAGTTCAACAGCATTCCCTTGCTTAATGGCAACGACGAACGCACCCCCGAAACCCTAATCCTTAGAGTGGCTGACCCGTTGATATCCGATCTTGCCACGGCTGAAAGCGGTGATATCAACGAAATCAGATTTGAAAACTTGAAAGACATCATAGCCACAACCGAAGGCCTCGGGATTCGAAGCGCCCGAGAACTTATCAATGAAGATGAGGATTTCGAAGTAGAGGACGCCCGCGAGATGCTTGAGCCTGAAGACGACCAATTTGCTTCAATTTATGATCAGGCGCTTGATAGTATTAGTCATTTCCGAGCTTCTTATGGGGCGATACAAAAGCGTCTCCAAACAGCGATCAATTATAACGAAGTTGTAGAGGAAAATATCTCGGCTGCAAAATCTCGCATCGCTGACACGGACTACGCCTCCGAAGTCGCAAGAATGGCACAATCAAGCATCCTAATGCAGGCCAACACAGCTCTGCTGAGCCAGGCCAACTTCAATGCAAATCTGATGACGAGTTTGATATCTCGACTTCCCTAA
- a CDS encoding methyl-accepting chemotaxis protein, giving the protein MKVIQFTVLNQTSSYIAAQKKLRLIADNLNASPTELASDSADDLGRLVNDLNQAMEGNELVDSYGLTSVMVFSLGCCMISIFSFIVPYSRRKLLGQFQFSNSRSSSVEQAAMERAIADISGAADHLMDYIDTVSNRGENKQSVDSLETQFDEIITLSAHIRALSRELGASQDSFNEVDKLLQKLSAQCGDSAHFASATRLEWNTMGNKLRQLREHHDKSKSISDKVVKLQSTSAERLAKSLEFIKIHNNHSENVRTNLNRLFENSRSGYRFLDSMSQSIRVSKDDVSAASDLVKGLSERAEAIVNIIDVIDDIAEQTNQLALNASIEAARAGEQGQGFAVVAGEVRNLAARSSTATKSITDLLGTIQEEAEQASQLLAKSNEAVTETYSKIRDVDQSYRESLLLSRHALTGLDVLGNDVTNHFTDLKSIERTGNDIRKLSNNMNSLLEEHSQMSTLINTEGNQLTVHSDRMSRLLLRQYYEINHAQKLLSLTVSSVSTIKSKVEQSLSNTENIKANLDHLYKDSMSFKTRAFNHNVSAIKNIQVLKSSSRTLTLLQNPALGISLEEDYGSDNDSGSADPGTDQKTNLKAKEQQVSAPKTPSASAIANLPGEDLFIGDNSKSTDHRAS; this is encoded by the coding sequence ATGAAAGTGATCCAGTTTACAGTTCTGAATCAAACTTCGTCCTACATAGCTGCTCAAAAAAAACTCAGGCTCATTGCTGACAACTTGAATGCTTCACCAACTGAATTAGCATCAGACTCAGCCGACGACCTCGGACGCTTGGTGAATGATCTCAATCAAGCTATGGAAGGCAACGAATTGGTCGACAGCTACGGTCTTACCTCAGTCATGGTATTTTCTCTTGGCTGTTGTATGATTTCGATCTTCAGCTTTATTGTTCCATACAGCCGACGAAAGCTATTGGGACAATTTCAGTTTTCAAACAGTCGAAGCTCAAGTGTCGAGCAAGCAGCCATGGAACGTGCCATCGCTGATATCAGTGGAGCGGCTGATCACCTCATGGATTATATTGATACGGTTTCTAATCGTGGCGAGAATAAGCAGTCCGTAGATAGTTTGGAAACTCAGTTCGATGAGATCATCACTCTATCAGCTCATATTCGAGCCTTATCTCGGGAACTAGGGGCTTCCCAGGATTCATTCAACGAAGTAGATAAACTCCTCCAAAAACTTTCAGCTCAATGCGGAGACAGTGCCCATTTTGCATCAGCAACAAGGCTTGAATGGAATACCATGGGTAACAAATTACGCCAGCTAAGAGAGCATCATGACAAGTCCAAATCGATATCTGATAAGGTTGTAAAACTCCAAAGCACGTCCGCTGAGCGGCTAGCTAAGTCACTAGAGTTTATCAAAATTCACAACAATCATAGCGAGAATGTGCGGACCAATCTCAATCGACTATTCGAGAACTCACGCTCGGGCTATCGTTTCCTTGATAGCATGTCACAGTCGATTCGCGTGTCCAAAGACGATGTGAGCGCCGCCTCGGACTTAGTGAAAGGCCTTTCCGAACGGGCTGAGGCTATTGTAAATATTATCGATGTGATCGATGACATTGCTGAACAAACCAATCAACTAGCTTTGAACGCATCCATAGAAGCAGCTCGCGCAGGTGAGCAAGGGCAAGGCTTCGCTGTGGTAGCTGGAGAGGTTCGAAACTTAGCTGCTCGTTCATCAACCGCAACTAAGTCTATCACCGACTTGCTAGGTACGATCCAGGAAGAGGCTGAGCAAGCCTCACAGCTCCTAGCAAAGAGTAACGAAGCCGTAACTGAAACTTATTCAAAAATTCGTGACGTTGATCAATCTTATCGAGAGTCTCTGCTACTGTCACGACACGCCCTCACAGGCCTCGATGTTCTAGGAAATGATGTCACCAATCACTTCACGGATCTTAAGTCTATCGAGCGTACGGGCAACGACATTCGCAAGCTCAGTAACAATATGAATTCCTTACTCGAAGAGCATAGTCAAATGAGCACTTTGATAAACACCGAGGGCAATCAGCTCACGGTCCACAGTGATCGCATGTCTAGGCTACTACTGCGGCAATATTATGAGATTAACCATGCCCAAAAACTACTTTCGCTCACTGTAAGTAGCGTGTCTACAATCAAGAGCAAGGTGGAGCAAAGCTTATCAAACACCGAAAATATCAAGGCCAACCTTGACCACCTCTATAAAGACTCCATGTCATTCAAAACAAGAGCGTTCAATCACAATGTAAGTGCCATCAAGAATATCCAAGTTCTAAAGAGTAGCTCTCGTACTTTAACCTTATTGCAAAACCCTGCCCTTGGGATATCGCTTGAAGAGGACTACGGTTCTGACAACGATTCTGGATCGGCAGATCCGGGGACGGACCAAAAGACAAATCTTAAAGCGAAAGAACAGCAGGTCTCAGCTCCCAAGACGCCATCAGCATCGGCTATTGCCAACCTCCCTGGGGAAGACTTATTCATTGGCGATAATAGCAAGAGCACTGATCACCGAGCGAGCTGA
- a CDS encoding cytochrome ubiquinol oxidase subunit I gives MTDLLAARSQMAVSLAFHIIFSTIGMAMPFLMATAHWKWLKTGEQVYRDLTKAWSRGVAIFFATGAVSGTALSFELGLLWPGFMEHAGAIIGMPFSLEGTAFFVEAIALGLFLYGWDRMPRWSHWGAGVVVGISGLLSGMFVISANAWMNSPTGFDWVNGQAINIDPWAAMFNDRAWNMGIHMLIAAFSATGFAVAGLHGILLLKRPNHLFHRRAIKIALLWGCAGAIIQPLSGDLLAKETAEFQPLKLAAMEAHFKTESGASLVIGGIPDIETQEVNFAIKIPYLLSILAFGDPNATVKGLEDFPREEWPPVLLTHISFQVMVGIGSFMMVLALVIVFVRWKKPHLLFHRRLLQILGLTTPLGFIAIEAGWFVTELGRQPWIIYGIMKTKDAVTPMPGMWVPFALFFVVYILLAIILVWLMARQIEAIHKSYP, from the coding sequence ATGACCGATCTTTTGGCCGCACGCTCTCAGATGGCCGTGTCTCTTGCCTTTCACATCATATTCTCAACTATCGGAATGGCGATGCCTTTTCTGATGGCTACAGCTCATTGGAAGTGGTTGAAGACAGGCGAGCAAGTCTATCGCGATTTGACGAAGGCTTGGTCTCGGGGCGTCGCGATCTTTTTTGCGACAGGAGCCGTATCGGGCACGGCCCTTTCTTTTGAGCTAGGTTTACTCTGGCCTGGATTCATGGAGCATGCTGGGGCCATCATAGGGATGCCATTTTCACTAGAAGGAACGGCTTTTTTTGTTGAGGCCATTGCCTTAGGCTTATTTCTTTATGGCTGGGACCGAATGCCTCGCTGGAGTCACTGGGGTGCCGGTGTAGTCGTCGGTATATCAGGTTTGCTGTCTGGAATGTTTGTTATCTCAGCGAATGCTTGGATGAATAGTCCAACTGGATTCGATTGGGTCAACGGTCAGGCGATCAATATCGATCCCTGGGCAGCAATGTTTAATGATCGGGCTTGGAATATGGGAATTCATATGCTCATTGCTGCGTTCTCGGCCACGGGATTCGCGGTTGCTGGACTTCATGGTATTCTGCTATTGAAGCGTCCGAACCATCTTTTTCATAGGCGTGCGATCAAGATCGCACTTCTTTGGGGCTGCGCGGGAGCTATCATCCAACCGTTGTCAGGAGATCTATTGGCAAAGGAGACTGCAGAGTTTCAACCTTTGAAGTTAGCGGCGATGGAGGCTCATTTTAAAACAGAATCCGGAGCTTCGCTTGTGATCGGAGGCATTCCTGATATAGAAACTCAGGAAGTAAACTTTGCTATTAAGATTCCATACCTTTTGAGTATCTTAGCATTTGGAGATCCCAACGCTACAGTGAAGGGTTTAGAAGACTTTCCCCGTGAGGAATGGCCTCCGGTTCTGCTTACCCATATCAGTTTTCAAGTGATGGTTGGAATCGGCAGTTTCATGATGGTGCTTGCTCTCGTGATTGTCTTCGTTCGTTGGAAGAAACCTCACCTACTTTTCCATCGTCGTCTGCTTCAAATATTGGGCCTTACCACCCCATTGGGTTTTATTGCCATTGAAGCAGGCTGGTTTGTAACTGAATTGGGGCGGCAACCCTGGATTATCTATGGCATCATGAAAACCAAAGATGCGGTAACTCCCATGCCGGGAATGTGGGTGCCCTTTGCACTATTTTTCGTGGTTTACATATTGCTTGCGATTATCCTTGTTTGGCTGATGGCGAGGCAAATCGAAGCGATTCATAAGTCTTATCCGTGA